The Silene latifolia isolate original U9 population chromosome Y, ASM4854445v1, whole genome shotgun sequence sequence TTTTTGATGGCAAAAACAGTATAAATACAACACATTATCTGATTAATAAGGTCACCAAACCTACTCTATCTTAAGTACAATACACCACCTAAATCAGTGAGAAGGAGGGTTTGGAACCGAAATCAAAGTAAAAACAAGAGTCAGACGTGCACACATTTAGACGAGTTATCGGAAAGACTAAACGGGTTTATTTCTTTACTCGGGATTTAAAAATTGTTCAGGAATTCCGAAAAGCAATGGCTGGAGgtttaattctcgatctttattTATCGCTTCCGCTATTTAGTTTATTGTATGTTTATTTCAGTAATTAAACATGTATATAGAAGATTAAATAtcttacatttggtatcagagcgagtatATCGCCTCTGTCTTGCTTGTTGATTTCCGACTTCAGTTTTCCGTCTTTGATACAATTAATCTGCTAATTTCGTTTTTTCATCGGAATCTGGGATTTCTTTTGACATTCGGTTTAATGGCTTGATTAGAATATGGTTCCATCTTTGTCTTTAAAATCTGGATTTTTTTTTGTGTTCATATCTGTTATGGGTTTTTTGTTTTAATGGAGGATGATGAAGGTAGGGGATGAAGTTTTTGCCCTTTTATGTCGTCTGATTTGTTTTGAAAAAGAGATTGCAGAACAAAGTTGGCTTCTGTTTTGGTGTATGGAAAGTCGTTGGTTTTATTGTCCTTGTGACAAGTTGCCTTTTATAGTTTTCTTTGCTTTTTGTTTGCTGGCATTCATATGGATGTATGATGCTTTTATCATATAAAATGAATACACGTTTTCCTAGGCTACTTTATAAAACTTCTCGTTTTATGTGTACTGCATATGTTCATATAGTTACATACGGAGTATTGTTTTTTGCTAGTGTGGTTTTGCTAGTACGGCGACCCACTGATAATGTTGGTTTTGCTATATGGTTTCTCTTTTGAGTTGTGTAATTGACCATTTGTCTTTTATGTGGTACATGTTTATTTATGAAGAGTATTGTTTTTGTTTGAGACTGATAGGAGTACTTGTACTTTTACTTTTTGGAGTGTATTATGTATTCCGTATATGTTTCATATGCTTTGCCGGTGAACATTATATATACATTAAGTTAGTATATAAAATTAAGTAAATGTCAAGtgattttaaatttattagttaGGGAGTAGCCACAGCATCTCTAATTGATTAAATTTTATTCGAAATCACATGTGGAGACTagacattttattgtaattaattaTACGTAATATGACGAGACTTACCCCACAGGAATCTTATTATATTTGTGTGATTAATTAGGATCTTATATTGAATTAAGTTTCTTAATATACCCACAGGAGTTGAGAAATGAATATAATTTGATACTTTCATCATAAAGTTTAATTTTTATGCATCTAATTTGAGTAGATTTTAGACCACAGGCAAGTTTATGTCACTAGATTCATATGAGCATAATTTACATTTGTAAGTTGTGATAAAGTTAAGTCTCAAATTTTTGTTACTAAACATGTATATTTAAAATTTGCAGCATGTTTACCTGGAAGTTCCTTTGATATCAAAATTAACGTTCCTGAGTTAACTAGTGATAATTTTAAGGTGTGGAAAGAGAGGGTTCTATTGCATTTAGGATCCACGCGTTTCGATTATGCTATACAAAACGATGAACCGACTGAGATAAAGGAAACTAGCACACCAGATGAAGTAGATCATCGTgaaaagtgggagaaattaaACTATATTTGCACGATGTTCATATAGATAAAATTGTGTGCTAGTATTCGAGGTTCCGTCGAGCAGCATACTAAAGTTCGAGACCTTCTTAAAGCAATAGATGAGCAGTTCGAAACTTCTCATAAGGCTTTGGCGAGCACCTTAATAATGAAATTTACTTCTTTGAAGCTCAATGCCATTAAAGGAGTGCGTGATTTCATCATGCGCATGAGGGATATTGCAGCCCAACTTAAGGTATTGGAAGATACTATGTCTGACTCTTTCCCGGTACATTTAATTTTGTGTTCTCTCCCAGCACAATATGCCCCCTTTAAGATCTCTTACAATACACATAAGAATAAATGGTCTCTTAATGAATTAATAACCATGTGTGTTCAAGAGGAGGGGAGGTTGTTGTTGGAGGAGGGCGAAAAGGTGAACCTAACTACTAGTACTAATAAAGAATCATCTAGTACTAAGAAGGGTCACCATAAGGATAAGGGAAATGGTAAGATATTTGTTGAGCCGACCATTAAGAAGGAGTCTTCATGTTTATTCTATAAAAAGAAGGGACATATGAAGAAAGACTGCACAAAGTTCAAGGCTTGGCTTAAAAAGAAAGGTAATTTTCATGCGTTTGTTTGTTATGAATCTAATATGGTTAATGTTATTCATAATACTTGGTGGATTGATGCTGGTACTACAATCCATGTTTCAAATACCTTGCAGGGTATGACAAACCTGCGAAAACCAGCGGCAAGTGAAAGCTCTATCTGTTCCAGAAACCAGATAGGCTTGAACGTGGAGGCCGTAGGGACATGCATTTTAGTTTTGAGTAgtggttttgttttggttttggataAGACATTTTATGTTCCGAATTTTGCTCGGAATTTAATTTTAATTTCAAGGCTTGTACCGTTTGgatttacctttaatttttcgAATTCTGGTTTCAGTATTTGCAGAAATTCTAAAGTTATTGGTTATGGTATTTTGTCTGATAATTTATATcgtctttatttacaaaatgataCCGCTCAAAATACTATGCATATTAATACTGGTTTAAAAAGATGTATTATAAATGAGGAGTCCTCTATGTTATGGCACCGGAGATTGGGACGCATCTTCATTAAGAGGGTTAAGATATTGGTAAAGGAAGGGGTACTTGGTACTTTAGACTTTACcaattttgatacttgtgttAGTTGCATTAAGGGAAAGCAAACTAACAAATCTAAGAAAGGTGCTAAGAGGAGTTCTGACCTATTAGAGATGATACACACGGACATTTGTTGGCCGGACATGAATGCTAATGATCCTAAATACTTTATAACCTTTATTGATGATTATTCACGATATATGTACATCTACTTACTTCATTCCAAAGACGAAGCTTTTGACGCATTTAAATTGTTTAAGGCCGAAGTAGAGAAACAATGTGGTAAGCACATTAAAATTGTGAGAtcagatagaggtggtgagtattaTGGTAGATATACTGAGGATGGACAAGCACCTGGTCCTTTTGCTAAATTTCTTCAAGAGCATGGGATTGTTGCCCAATACACTATGCCCAGTTCTCCGGATCAGAATGGTGTAGCAGAACGAAGGAATCGGACGTTAATTGAAATGGTGCGTAGTATGAGAAGTAATATTAAACTTCCTTCATTTTTGTGGGTTCATGCACTAAAGACGGCAACGTATATATTAAATCGGGTTCCTACCAAGGCCGTCTCAAAGACGCCTTTTGAGTTATTCAAAGGTTGGAAACCGAGTTTGCAACATATACGCGTTTGGGGATGTCCGTCTGAGGTGAAAATTTAAAATCCACAAGAAAAGAAACTAGACCCAAGGACTATTAGTGGGCATTTCATTGGATATGCCGAAAAGTCCAAAGGCTATATGTTATATTGTCTGTCTCATAGTACCGGGATTGTGGAATCTAGAAATGCGAAATTTCTAGAGAATGACTTAATCAGTGGGAGTACTATAGAAGTTGAACCTGAAAAGGATCAACATGAAGCTTCACCCTCTGTTTTAAGTGACAGGTTGGTTATTGTTCACGGTCCTGAAGTTCGACCGCAGGTTCAATAACCAAATACAGAAATTccacaaaatgtcgatcaaaaTAGGGTGGATCATAATGAGGAAGAAGTTCACCGTGAGGTTGAAGAAATTCCATTAAGAAGATCTATTCGAGAAAGGAGATCGGCTATTCCTGACGactatgaagtatatctacaAGAATCGGATTGCAATGTTGGAGCTGATAATGATCCTATGTCATTTTCACAAGCCATAAGTTCTACAGATTCAAACTTATGGATGGATGCTATGAAAGATGAGATGAACTTTATGGCGTCTAATCGAGTTTGGGATCTCGTCGAGTTGGCTGATGGTGTAAAAATCATCGGATGTAAGTGGGTATTTAAGACTAAAAGAGACTCACTTGGCAACATCGAGAGACATAAAGGAAGACTCGTTGCTAAAGGGTTCACTCAAAGGGAAGGGATCGACTACACGGAGACATTCTCTCCTGTATTAAAGAAAGATTCTCTTCGAGTGGTCATGGcattagtagctcattttgacttcgaactacatcaaatggatgtgaaaacggcaTTTCTCAATGGCAATTTAGAGGAAGAGGTTTACATGAAACAACCTGGAGGATTCTCCTCTAAAGATGGTGAGCATTTGGTTTGTAAGGTAAATAAATTCATATACGGTTTGAAACAAGCCACCCGTCAATGGTATAAGAAGTTCCATGAAGTTATTTCTTCATTCGGTTTTGAAGAAAATATCATGGACCAATGCATATACCTTAAGGTCGGTGGGAGTAAGATGTGTTTCCTTGTGTTATACGTGGATGACATTTTACTAGCAACCAACGATAAGGGGTTGCTATATGAAGTGAAACAATTTCTTTCAAATAACTTTGATATGAAAGATATGGGCGAGGCATCTTACGTCATTGGCATTAAgttccatagagatagatcccgaGGCATTTTAGGCTTGTCTCAGGAGGCCTATATCAACAAAGTGCTTGAAAGGTTTAGAATGAAAGATTATTGTTCACCAAGTGTAGCACCTATTGTGAAAGGTGACCGATTCAGTTTAGACCAGTGTCATAGGAATGATTTAGAAAGGGAACAAATGAAAAATGTTCCATATGCTTCAGCTCTTGGTATCATTATGTATGCTCAAGTCTGTACCAGACATGACATTGCATATGCTGTTGGAGTATTAGGCAAATATCAGAATAACCCAGGCTCTGATCACTGGAAGGCTGCAAAGAAAGTGTTGAGGTACCTTCAGAGTACCAAACATTACATGCTTAAGTATAGACGGACTGATAGTCTTGAAGTGGTGGGGTACTCCGATTCAGACTTTACTGGCTGCATTGATTCACGAAAATCCACATCaggatatgtgtttatgctagcTGACGGAGCTGTATCCTGGAGGAGTACTAAGCAGACTTTGACAGCCACTTCTACTATGGAGGTCGAGTTCGTTTCTTGTTTTGAGGCTACCTCACATTGTGTATGGCTGAAAGGTTTCATATCTGGGCTAAGAGTCGTTGACTCCATTAATCGGCCAATTAGAATGTATTGTGATAATTCAGCTGCGGTATTTATcgctaagaataatagaagtgaAAGTCGAAGTAAGCACATCGACATTAAGTATTTGGCCATAAAAGAGCgtgttcaggaaaagaaagttaTCATAGAACACATTAGCACTGAATTAATGATGGCTGATCCCTTGACTAAAGGCATGCCACCTAAAGGTTTCAAGGGTCATGTAGTGAATATGGGACTTGGTTCCATAATGTGatacatttatttattgtattgaaATTTTTCATTTAGTTGGATATTTTCTCATTTTGGATTATGTACGTACATTCTttggttatttattttattgagaAATATCATTATGTTTTGACCTAGAGTAAACATATGGGTTTATTCATTAAGTTAAGTGTGAGTGGTGAAAGACTAAGTGTATCGTAATACATGGAAGATTAATTATCGCTCTAGAGAATTCGTCGCTATGATTCGTACATGAAGTTTCTCTTGCTTAAATgggccaagtgggagaatgttagattttcataattaattcagtAAATATTATTAACCATAATATTAATTTCAGTTTTATGAAAATCCTATTTTATTGCCCATTTAATCTGGCAGTCAAAACCATGAACAAAATTGCCCTATTTTGTCTCCCCACTTCCACAGTTGACCACCCCCCACTCACTCCTCCATGTTTGCAAGTGATTTTTGATGGCAAAATCAGTATAAATACAACACATTATCTGATTAATAAGGTCACCAAACTTACTCTCTCTTAAGTACAATACACCACATTATCTGATTAATGAGGTCATCAAACTTTCTCTTAAGTACAATACACCATCTAAATCAGTTAGAAGGAGGGTTTGGAACCGAAATCAGAGTAAAAATAAGAGTCAGACGTGCATACACAGACGAGTTATCGGAAAGACGGAAACGGGTTTATTTCTTTATTCGGGATTTAAAAGCTGTTCAGGAATTCCGAAAAGCAATGGCTGGAGgtttaattctcgatctttattTATCGCTTCCGCTATTTTGTTTATTGTATGTTTATTTCAATAATTAAACATGTATATAGAAGATTAAATATCTTACAGTATGTTTTGGAGTTAGAACATTCTTCAGACTGCAAAATGCATGCATCTAACTACAAAAAATATGGGTTATTACCACGGTTCTCTTATAACCCAACCGCGTCTAACAGATTCCTCCGACTGTTCATCAACTTTTGGCACTAAGCTGGAATCTGAACTCTTCTTTGTCGATTATCCTAGTCTTATATATCTTCGTTTATCCTTATAGATAAGTTCTTGTTCCCTTTATGCCTTACTTAATTATCCTTTTGATTTCTCTCATTTCACACATTCTTAAGTCATCACTCTTACAAAATCAAGTGTACCCATACAGGGCCGTCTGGGAGTTATTCGTGGCCCTGTGCGAATTACCAAAACGGGGCCCTAAAATTTATACATCAAGAAAAAAAATTACAAAGAAGAAGTTTTTCCATTCACAGCTCAAAAAATTATTCTCAATTAAATGGAGTCAAGTTCACAATTACAAAACATCACTTCTTAAACATAGAAGCTCTTCTTGCGCTCTTTGAAGCAAAATCATCGATTAGTTCCTCATAACAAAATTTGTCTAAAACTTTATTCTCAATAGCTATCATAGCTAATCCATTTAAGCGGTCTTGTGACATTGTCGAACGCAAATATGACTTCAATAACTTCAACTTTGAAAAACTTCTTTCGGCCGATGCAACGGTGATCGGAGTCGTCAATAAGATCCTATACGCTGTGACTGCATTAGGAAAACACCCGCCAACTTTTTTCATATGATTCAAAATTGCCAGAGGACCCATACATGTATCAGGCATTAATTctttaaaaaatttcaaatctAAGTACAATGCATTTCCGTCAATATCAGAATTCGCATTGTTTTTTAGTACATTCTCAAGATTAACACAACAAGACTCTAACATTAAATCATCTATTGAATTCAACTTAGTAGTAGAGAACATAAAGCCAAATATACTTTCAAATTCTTCGTATTGTTCGAACCTTGTTTTAAGTGAAGATATTGCTTGATCAATAAGGTATAAAAAATAATTAACTCTAAATGATTCCTCTTCAGATACACGTGATGAATCATCAGGACCCTTATCAAATTGTTTTTTTCTTCGTCTTTCTCGTCTTTTAGGAAAAGAAGGATCAATGTCCATGTCTTTAGCTATATGTTTAGCGGTTTCCATAGCTTTAGAGAAACCGGTATCTCTATACTTTTCAAAAGTTGAAATTAAAGCATTGATTTGTAAAATAGCCACATCAATAAGCATATTTTTCGATTGTAGATTTTTACTAACTTCATTAACAAAGTACAATATTTCATACCAAATGACTattgacacgacgaactcaaaaCTACCAAGTTCATTCAATGCTAAGGATTTAGCTTGGCTTCTAATAATACCATCATTATCGACATCGGCAATTTCAAGCAAAGCTTCTTGAAATTCCACAAGTTGAAATCTTATAGCTTTTACACTATCAATACGACTTTCCCAACGTGTAGCTGACAACGGTTTAGGAGTTAAACCTGATACATTATCTTTCAAAATATTCCACCTCTTTGTCGAATGGGCAAATATAGTGTATACACGTTGTATGATTGCAAAAAAATCTTTACCTTGACCACATGAATTAGTTATGTCGCATAATGTGAGGTTTAAACTATGACAACCACAAGGTGTATAAAAGGCTCTAGGATTTATGTCCAACAATCTTTTTTGCAATCCTTGATGTTTTCCTTTTATATTAGACCCATTATCATAGCCTTGGCCTCTTATATTATCTATATCAAGATCAAGACATTTTAACTCATTTTGCAAAGCATTAAAAAGTCCTAAACCACTAGTATCATTCACattcaaaaatcccaaaaatgACTCTTCTACTTGAAACTCATCTAATAAAGAAGTATCCACATAACGTAATATTATAGACATTTGCTCTTTGTGGCTAATATCAGGCGTACAATCAAGTATCAAAGAAAAGTACTTTGCTTCCTTAATTTTCTTGATGATATCAGATTTAATGTTATGACCGAGCAAGCTTATCAACTCATTTTGGATATTGTGACCAAGATAATGGCAATTAGCATCGCTATTTGTTATGCGACTAACATGTTTTTGAATCACTGGATCAAACTCGGCCACCATCTCAACCAACCCCAAAAAATTTCCATTACTTGCCTGATACAATTTTTCATTAGTGCCACGAAAGGCTAAATTATGTTTTCCGAGGTACTTGACAATTGCAATTATTCTTACCATTACATTTTTCCAGTGTTCCTTCTCTTTATATACATTTTTTTGATTCAACTCGTCAATTGCTTTATTCTTACCTAGTCGTAAACGCAATTCATACCAAATAGTCATGTTCCTAACATGTTCCACACTCGTTTCATGCTCTTTAAGTCTTACACCAAGATGAATCCAATCATTAAAGCCACTGGATACTAATTCGCCTCTACCTTGAGATTTTCGAAATAATTTACAGCAAAAGCAAAACACTTTATCTAGATCTTTTGAATAGACAAGCCATTCTCTATCCCATTTTTCTCCGTTTGGCATAAATCTAGTGTAAAATTTTGACGAAAAGTATCTATTGCCTGAGTTTTTAGGACCCCTATCAATACTTAAATCCCTCATTAGACCTTTAACAGCTAATTCGTCTATTTGTTTAGCATTTAGTTTATCCCAGTTTCTAGGATCATAAATACCTTCTTCAAAATTAGCATCATCAGTATCATTAACCCCTTCTTCAACATTTTCAGAAGATGAATTAACATTTTCCATAGGCACATCCTCAAAATCATTATTTATTCCAGCAAGAAGACCGTCAACACGTAAAGACTCATCATTATTTATTTCGTCAATTAAGGGCACACTAACAGTAACATTATCAATATTTTCATTCTGAGTTTCGTTCAAACAACCACAATTATCAACATCTTTAACAACAAATTTATCAAGAGCACCTTTTTGAGAACGAGTTAGCTcttcaattctcttttttttcttacGTTTTTCACAACCCGACTCATGTTTTCTTGTTTTAGGATTCATTCTACTATTATTGTTCAGCAATCAGCAAGGGACAGCAACAAATAATAAggaataataaaattttaaaggCAGTAGAATGACTAAGAAAACACCTAGTACTCCCAATTATGAGACAAAGGCCATGAAACTCATCTTCAACCTTCAATTTTTCATCATTTACTCCCCAGTCCGGCAGACGGCAGTCCCctgtaaaaaaaaaatgaataaaaatcATCCCTTTGCCCTTTATAAGTTGTAACCAATATACATGAGACAAAAAAG is a genomic window containing:
- the LOC141627559 gene encoding uncharacterized protein LOC141627559 — protein: MNPKTRKHESGCEKRKKKKRIEELTRSQKGALDKFVVKDVDNCGCLNETQNENIDNVTVSVPLIDEINNDESLRVDGLLAGINNDFEDVPMENVNSSSENVEEGVNDTDDANFEEGIYDPRNWDKLNAKQIDELAVKGLMRDLSIDRGPKNSGNRYFSSKFYTRFMPNGEKWDREWLVYSKDLDKVFCFCCKLFRKSQGRGELVSSGFNDWIHLGVRLKEHETSVEHVRNMTIWYELRLRLGKNKAIDELNQKNVYKEKEHWKNVMVRIIAIVKYLGKHNLAFRGTNEKLYQASNGNFLGLVEMVAEFDPVIQKHVSRITNSDANCHYLGHNIQNELISLLGHNIKSDIIKKIKEAKYFSLILDCTPDISHKEQMSIILRYVDTSLLDEFQVEESFLGFLNVNDTSGLGLFNALQNELKCLDLDIDNIRGQGYDNGSNIKGKHQGLQKRLLDINPRAFYTPCGCHSLNLTLCDITNSCGQGKDFFAIIQRVYTIFAHSTKRWNILKDNVSGLTPKPLSATRWESRIDSVKAIRFQLVEFQEALLEIADVDNDGIIRSQAKSLALNELGSFEFVVSIVIWYEILYFVNEVSKNLQSKNMLIDVAILQINALISTFEKYRDTGFSKAMETAKHIAKDMDIDPSFPKRRERRRKKQFDKGPDDSSRVSEEESFRVNYFLYLIDQAISSLKTRFEQYEEFESIFGFMFSTTKLNSIDDLMLESCCVNLENVLKNNANSDIDGNALYLDLKFFKELMPDTCMGPLAILNHMKKVGGCFPNAVTAYRILLTTPITVASAERSFSKLKLLKSYLRSTMSQDRLNGLAMIAIENKVLDKFCYEELIDDFASKSARRASMFKK